From the genome of Bacteroidia bacterium:
TAGACCTTCAAAAAAATAATTTTTCAAACGTGTTTTTTAACTTCAAAATAAAAAAGGAATTCCGAAGAACTCCTTTTTTTATAAAAATTACTATTTCATTTTTATTACTGAATGCTGATTTTTTTATTCAATTCATCGATGTATGCTTTAAAGCGTTTGTCGGTATCCATTAAATTATTAACGGTACGACAAGCGTGTAAAACCGTTGCGTGGTCTTTTCCTCCGCAATGCAAACCAATGTTTGCTAAAGAAGATTTTGTCATACTTTTTGCAAAATACATTGCTATTTGACGCGCTTGAACCACTTCTCTTTTACGTGTTTTTGATTTCAATAATTCGAGTGGCAAATCAAAATAATCGCATACTACTTTTTGAATATAATCAATGGAAACTTCTCTGGCTGTGTTTTTTACAAACTTGTCAATCATTGATTTGGCAAGCTCCATCGTGATTGCTTTTTTATTAAGCGATGATTGTGCGAGCAAAGAAATCAAAGCTCCTTCTAATTCACGAACGTTGTTGGTGATGGAGTATGCAAGGTATTCGATGACATCTTTCGGAAGTTCCAATCCATCAGCATATACTTTTTTCTCTAAAATTGCAATTCTGGTTTCTACTCCTGGAACTTGTAAATCCGCGGATAGTCCCCATTTGAAGCGAGACAACAAGCGTTGTTCCATTCCTTGCATTTCTACGGGAGCCTTATCGGAAGTTAATACCAATTGTTTGCCAGTTTGGTGTAAATGATTAAAAATATGGAAAAATACATCTTGTGTTTTTTCTTTCCCTGCTAAAAATTGAACATCATCAATAATTAGCACATCAATCATTTGATAAAAATGTATAAAATCATTTTGATTATTATTTTTTACGGAATCAATAAATTGATGTGCAAATTTTTCGGAAGCCACATACAATACTGTTTTACTTGGAAAATTATTTTTAATTTGAATTCCGATTGCATGCGCCAAGTGTGTTTTTCCTAAACCAGCGCCGCCATAAATCAACAAAGGATTGAATGCGGTTCCGCCCGGTTTGTTGGCTACTGCAAATCCGGCAGAACGAGCCAAACGATTACAATCTCCTTCAATAAGATTTTCGAAAGAATAATTGGAATTCAATTGTGATTCAACCGTCAAACTTTTTAATCCGGGAATAATAAATGGATTGCGAATTGTTTTTTGATTCAAATCAATGGGCATTGCCACCGAGTGATTTTTCAAATCTTTTTTTCCAGAGGTAGGAATTTTAACGGTGTAAGGTTTCGCATTTGTTTGCGAATTTTCCATGATGATGCTATACTCCAAGCGACCTTCGCTGCCTAATTCTTTACGTACTGTTTTCTTTAATAAAGTAACATAATGTTCTTCTAACCATTCGTAAAAAAATTGACTTGGAACTTGTATTGTTAAAACACTTCCGTTTAATTTAATTGGTTTAATTGGGTCAAACCATGTTTTGAAATTTTGTGAGCTAACATTGTCTTTTACTATTTCCAGACAATTTTCCCAAATTTTTACGTGTGTCTTCTCCATTACTTGTGCTACTATTAAAATGTGATATTATATCGAAGTAGTTAATTTCTACTTTAGTTCAATTTTTCTTCAAATGTAATTTTTTCTAATTGCAACGGCTAAAGTTTTCAAAAAAAAAGTTTCATTTTTTTTTCAGTTTGCTATTGACTTTATCATTTTTTTTATTCTGACTTTTTTATTTTTTTAGCGAATGAAGAAAATATGCTGATTTTGCTACAATCTTCAAACGCTTGCAATGATAAGCCTTTTTGTTGAGAAATAAGTTGAAAATAAAAAAATATTTTTTTTTAGAAAAAATATTTCGTGTTTGTTTTTTTGTATATTGTTTCCGCGAAAAAATAATTTTTCAAGGGCTGAAAAAAATATTTTTTTTAACGCTCCTAATTATCAGATGCTTTTTTCTTCTTCTGAAATTTAATTTTTGATTCTTCTTTTCGGAGTAAACGATGAATGTTTTTTTGATGTGTTATCACCACCATAATAGCAATCAAAAGAGAAAAGATAATTAAGGTTGGAAATTTTATTTTTAAAATAACAATCACGATAAAAGGAAAAGCAAGTGCGGCAACAATAGACGCAAGCGATACGTAGCGAAAAAGAAAAAAAACGGTTCCAAAAACCGCAATCGACATTAAGGCTGCGTCTGGCGCGATGGCAATTAAAATACCGAGTAAGGTGGCAATGCCTTTACCGCCTCTAAAACCAACATAAATCGGAAATATATGTCCGATGAGTGCCGCAATTCCCAATACAATTTGAAAATTTACAAAGCCTTCCGCACTTTGTTTCACCGGTAAGATGTACGCCATTTGTACGGAGAGATATCCTTTCAGAATATCTAAAAACAAAACAGGAATACCGGCTTTTTTACCAAGTACACGAAAGGTATTGGTGGCACCTGCATTTCCGCTTCCATATTCGCGTACGTCTATGCCGTAAAAAATACGTCCTATCCAAACGGAAGAAGGGACAGATCCCAGCAAATAAGCTGCAAACAAAATAAGAATCTGATAAAATAAAATCATTTTTTTGTTATGTTCTTATTCTCCGCTATTGCTGATGTGTCTTAAGAATGCTGATTTCTTATTCAAGGTAGAAAGATTAAAATAATACGTTCCGCCTTGTGCTTTATCTCCTTTTTGTTCACGTTTATCTGGTTTCAAACTACTGATGGCATTATTGAAATTGGCATCGGATGAAATCGCTTGCATGGTTCCGCGTGCATAATTAAAATAATACCAATTATTACCGTCCAACTCAATATAAATATTAAGTTCATCGCCGGCTCTGTTCTTTTTAAACTCAATGTGTCCGTTCACATATTTATTGATTTGAGTTTTGTTGAAATTGCCAATACCTATTTTTCCACTTGATATAAAAGAGCGAGTTTGTGGATTCCATTTCATTTGTACGTCGGTAAAGAACATACTTTTTTTCAATTCATCTGGAAATTTTTTAAATGATCCGTACAAATTTACTTGGGAAATTAATTTGTCGGCTTTATCTTTTCCAAGCAATTCTCTCAAGCCTTTTTCGTATTCAGGCTTAGAGAAATCAATGGAGTTAAGTCCGGCATAATTGTTAATGGCTTCACCCATTTTCTGGATGGCATTTTCGTCGAAGAAAAAATCCAAACTAAACATGAGATGAAAAGCAGTTGAATCCGGAATTAAATAATGCGTAATATTTCCAACGGTATTCATTTGCACTTGTCCGTAATCGGTTCCTACATTTATTTTTCCTTCCCCATAAACGATACATTTATTAACATTCAAGCTTAAATAATTTCCTGTTAAATTTCGTTCTACCAATTTCTCTTTATTGGATATTCTATATTCTGTGGAAGCCTTATCGTAAAATAAAAATCCTGTTGCAGGCAATAATTGAATGTCTTGTCGCCCGACGATTTTCGATAGGAAGGCAGAATAAATTCTAGTAGAATCTTTCGTGTACATAATAGAAGCTGCAATTTTATTGCCTTTGTCATCGTAAAGCGTATCTGAAACTGGAATGTAAATTTGTTCTGGATTTATTTCAGAAGTAAAAGCAAACCAGGTTTTGCTAACAGCATCGCAACCATGCTGAATTCGAGTAGTTCCCGAAAACACTAAAAACTGATTGTTGGCGGCTAATTTTACTTTTCCTTTGTAATCATAATTAGGACTTAGCGTAAAATGAACACTGTCAGGAATAGTTGTTTCAGCATAGGTTTGCAAGGTAGTGTCCACACTAATATTACTAAAATAAATAGATTCCTTTTTCTTCAATTCATCGATGTAATCATAAAAGCCGGAGCCAGCATATTTTTTTCGACTAAATACATTTACGGTAGCATTGTATAAATGATGATAACGAGTAGTGGTGTTTGCTAAAATTTTTGCGCTGTCTAAAGTTTCCATGTATGCCTTTTTCCGAATGATAACCAATCCGTTATTTGGATAAATCAAGGCATCTGCTACACGTATATATTTTACTTCTTTCGCAGTAATCACGTATTTTTTCAAATCGTATTTAGCAGAAGGTGCTTTAAATCGCAAAGAATCTTGTTTTGGATGAATGGAAATAAATTCCGAACCAGCTAAGTCAATATCTGAATTTGGGCTTGCCCCGCTGGCAGCAGCTACGTTTGCACTGGCTTTGTTTTTATCGGAACTTAACTCAATACTGTTTTTATCCATTAACCAGTTGAATTTATCCATAAAACACATGTATTGATTAACCGGGAATTTAACGATTGAACCCTTTCCGTTGGATTTGAAATCACCTTTGCGCTCGTCAAAATTAATGTGAGCATTCACGTTGGTGGTGGTAAAAGCAAGATTTGCGGTGTCAAGTGCTTTGAGTTGAAAATCGGCCGTATCCGAAAGCATCTCGTGCTGTAAAAAATTTGTTTTGACTGCAGTTAATTCAGCACCAGAAAAATCGGCTTTTCCATTTCCGGTGAGCACTTTTGGCGTTAAACTAAATTTCCCTGAAAAGGTAGATTGTCCGTTGAAACATTGAAAAACAGAATCTTTTTTATTGCTCGCATCCATTACATCCAATATAGGAACCCAGTGTATCCGGACGTGCTGCCCGTGAACTTGAGGAAATTGTGGATTTGTTTTTTGTTCTTTTATATCAAAATTTTGAGCAATTGTATTGGTGGAATCTGGATAAAAAATAAAATTGTTGGATGTTGTTGTAGAAGTTACATAATCTACGGTTCCATCGCCTCTCAAACCTTGGTTGCTGAGTTTAATTTGATTTTTGAAAACACCTTTTCCGCCATACACGGCAAATCCATCAGGAGGAGTAGAGCGAATAAATCCAAGCGAATAATCTTTTTGAAGCGTAAGTTGTTCTGCAAACTGAGGAAAAATTCCTGCTGAAACAAAATCACCTTGAAAATGCAAACTTGCATTTGTGAAATTATCTAAACTGTCAATCGTAAATGGTTTTAAATGAAAATAAAATTTGTCTTTTTTATAGGCGCCTTTTTGAATTGATCGCTTGTCGTAATACACATACGCATCCTTGTTACTTTTGAAAATAGGATATTTCGCAAAATCTTTTACGCCTGATTTATTGGCAGGATTATCAATAAATAATTCTCCATTGATATTTTGAATAACCGTTTTTACAGGAACTAAGCGATGTTGTCCATAAGGGTCTGCATCAAATGATTCGGCTTTCAAGCGAAGCGAATCTACATTGGTTAAATTGATTTTAAAATCATTGTACTCAAATGAAAATACTTTTCCGAAAAAATCAAAGCGCCCAGCGTGCACTATTCCGGCAAAAGTAAAGTTTCTATTTTTCTTCAAAACTACTTCCGAGTCCTTCGGAAAAATATAAACATTCTGAGAATCGCTTAACAAAATACCAGCTACGCCGTGGATCGTGATGTCGTAATTCAACAAATTCATGCTGGCATTTATTTGTCCTCGGTTCACAGAGTGAAAATCAAGTACGTCGTAATCTGTTCGACCGGCGTTATCAGTAATGTATTTGAATAGTTTTTCTTTCAAGTGAATTTGATCATTTCCCGTATTAAATGTCAAAAAGCCCATGCTCGCTAATTGGATTAATAAAGGGTGAATGTCATCCGCAGTATGTCCCATAAATCCGGCTAAATTATCGCCTAAAAAATCGCGCGATCCGCCCAAAGATTTGGAGTAACCGGCAATCGTAATCAACGGACTAACATTCGCTTGTCCTTGGATGTTATCGTACAAATCGCGTTTAAAATAATTTGTGGATGCAAAATCCGCAACACCTTGAGAGTTTCCTGGTAACATTTCCATATCAATTTTTGGCTCATCTGTTTTCCAAGATAAATATTCGAAGTACATATCCACATTATGATACGTATCAGAATACGGTGTTTTTGAAACTCCTTCATCTGTGCGGATAAATGTTAAGTGTTTGGTGGCAATGATGTAACGCATTTCTAAATTCGGATGATAAATAGAATCGGTATCCAAAATCATTTTTATGGCTGTTTCTGGACAAAGAATTCGGTCTTTACGGATGTCAAAACTTTTCGCGGAAGCAACAATAAAAATAGAATCGTTTCTTTTAAAATACAAATAAGCATTTTCAGTAGCACTTCCAGAGCCAATAAATTTTCCGCCTCTCATCGAAAAACCTCCATCGTAATCCACATTCGGAGCAATATTTTTAATTGAGAAACGCTTGTTATACGAATCAAAACGCGGAAAAGAATTAACACCTTTTGCTTCTGCCACATCTTTGTCGTTTAACACTCCGATAAGTGGCTTATCAAAATATTTTTTTTGATAAAAAATAACAGAATCTGCCGTGTAACCGCCTGTTTTCAGAATGATGTGATATGTATTTAATTGTGCGAAAATAGTATTCGCATCCAAACTATCTCGCGACCAATCTACTTTCCCTCCATAACCGTCCCATTTATTCGTCAAAGGATAGAAAACGCCTTTTGTATTGTAAATAAAAGTACTATCAGAGCGTTCATTTAAGCAGCGCAAATTAGCGCTTGGAAAAATAATTTTTGGAACCTCGTTTTCATAAACCATTTGATAATTACTGGTGCTCGAACTCCATTTGTAAGTGGGCGAAGTATAAAAAGTATTGGAGCCAAAGAGGTTCGCGCTCATCACGACAAAGTCAGTATAATTTTTGATTGTTCTGCCCGTCAGCATGCTGTGCAAGGTAGCTTGCCATACTTCAAAATTTTTATCAGATTGTCCAGAATTGACAAAATTATTCAGTGCATCTAAATAATTTTTAAAATCAGGAAAAGGGCGCATGCGTTTTTTTAACATTAAATTACATACATCATAAGCTGCTTGTTTGTATTTATCGGTAAATTTAGGCGCATTCCACGATATGGTAAATTGCTCCATGTATGTTTTTATTTCTTTTTTGTTGCCGTTTCCGCTTTCGAAAAAGTCGTGCAATTCGCTCAGAAATTTAACTGGATCAGAGGTAAATTGAACCAGTTTGCTTTGTGCATTTGCATTCGGATGAATGAAAAACAATCCGATAAAAAGTGCAATAATAAAGTTGAATTTTTTCATGATTGAAAAATTATTTTTTTGAAAAGTGCAAAAATAACCAATTGTTTTCGGATACTTCTTCTTGAAAAATAAAGCCTGTTTCGAAGGCTTTTGTTTTCAAGGTTTCCGCATCTTGTTTTAAAAATCCGCTCATTAATAAATCGCCATTTTTTTCGAGCGCCGAAAAATAAATTTTCATATCGTCCAATAATACATTCCGATTAATATTTGCTAAAATAATATCAAATTTTTTGTCTGCCAAAATTTGCGCATCTCCTTTACAAACATCCACATTTTTAGTATTGTTGATTACGGTATTTTCAAGTGTGTTTTTGTACGACCATTCATCAATATCCACTGCAAAGACTGTTGCTGCGCCGCGTTTAGAAGCCATTATGGACAATACGCCGCTTCCACAGCCCATGTCTAAAATATTTTTTTTATCGAGTGATAATTTTAGCAATGCGCGCATCATCAATAAAGTGGTGTCGTGATGTCCCGTTCCGAACGCCATTTTTGGCTCGATGATAATTTCGTATTTCATATTTTTGGGAGCGTGAAAAGGAGCGCGAATAACACAATTTTCACTCACAATAACAGGATGATAATTATGTTCCCATTCTTCATTCCAATTTTTATCGGGAATGTTTTTTTGCTGAAAACTGAAGTCGAAAAAATATTTTTTTGAAGCAATAAGATCAGCTGTTTTTTCTTCCGAAAAATCTTTTTCAGAAACGTAAGCCAAGAAACCATTTTCGGTTTCTACAAAACTTTCAAAACCAATATCGGCGAGCTCTGCGATTAAAATATCGCTTGCAGGAGCAGGCGTTTTTACCGAAAAATCAAATTCAATATAATTCAAAATGCAACGATTAAAAGGAATGAATAATCTGAACAAAATCTTCGGCTTTCAGCGAAGCGCCACCAATTAATCCACCGTCAATATCGGCGCAAGAAAATAATTCTTTTGCGTTTGCTGCATTGCAACTTCCGCCATACAAAATAGAAATTTGTTCCGCGATTTCCTTACCGTATTTTTCGGAAATAATTTTCCGAATGTGTTGATGCATTTCTTGTGCTTGCTCGCTTGTCGCGGTAACTCCTGTTCCGATTGCCCAAACAGGTTCGTAAGCAATTATGAGCTTTGAAAAATGATTTTTATCCAAATGAAAAAGACTTTCTCTTAATTGTTTTTCTACAATTTCAAATTGTAGATTAGAATTTCTTTCTTCTAATTTTTCGCCAACACAAAAAATAGGTTGTAGATTATTTTCGAGGCAACGATTTACTTTTTTTGTAAGAATTTCATGTGTTTCAAAAAAATAATTTCTACGTTCAGAATGTCCGATGATTATATTTTGTACACCCACGGAATAAAGCATTTTTGCTGAAATTTCTCCAGTAAAAGCGCCATTTTTTTCGGAAGAACAATTTTGTGCAGATAGAATTAATTCGTCTAATTTTTTTGAGATCCCATTCAGGTAAATAAAAGGAGGAGCGATTATTTTTTCAATATTTGGCGCTGGTTTTTCCTTGAGTAAAAAAATAATTTTTTGAAGTAAAAAATTTACTTCGTCGGGAAGCAAATTCATTTTCCAATTTCCGCACACTATTTTTTTTCGTCCCATAAAAAGAAATTATTGAACTCTCACACGCGGATCTAAAATGCCGTAAATAATATCTACAAAAATATTTATTACGACAAATATCAGTGCTGTAACCAGCACTACGCCCATTACTACGGGCAAATCGTATTTTTCGAGTGCATCCACCACTTCTTTTCCGATACCTTTCCAGCCGAAAATATATTCTACAAAAACAGCACCTGCCATTAAACTGGCAAACCAGCCAGAAATAGCTGTAATAACAGGATTTAGTGCGTTTTTTAAAGCATGTTTTGCAATGATTTTATAAAAACTTAAGCCTTTTGCTTTAGCAGTTCGGATGTAATCTTGCGATAAAACATCGAGTAAAGAACTTCGCGTAAGCTGTACTATAATTGCCAAAGGACGAATTCCTAAAGTTAGTGCTGGCAAAATTAAATTTTTCAAATCGAGTACTTGTCCATTTCCGTAATCGTCAATTGTATATAAACTCCCGACGGTATTCAATCCAGTATATTTATGAAGTACGTATCCGAATATCCAGGCGAAAATAAGTCCGATAAAAAAAGAGGGACCAGACATTCCGAGAATAGAAAAAACGAGCGAGGAATGGTCGAACCAAGAATCTTTTTTTATTGCTGAAAAAATACCGAGAATAATGCCGACGACGGAGGCAAAAAGAATGGCAGCAAAAGCCAATACAGCAGTTTCTGGAAGTGTGGCAGCAATGATTTCGCTTACTTTTCGTTTGCTTTGATAGGAGCGCCTTAAATATGGATATTTTAGTATAATGACTTTTGATTTTGATACCTGAAATAGTTTTTCGTAAGAGGAATATTTTGCTGGATCGAGGTAAATAAAATCATTCGGATTTTTATCGTCGTTGATGGAAATAGGCGATAAATCGTTGAGGTACATAAAAAATTGAACTTGAATCGGTTTATCGCGTCCCAAATCTTTGTTAATGGCATCAATCGAAGCTTGGTCGGCTCTTTGTCCGAGCATCATCCGAGCTGGGTCGCCAGGTAAGACATTAAATAAGATGAAAATAACTGTGATTACTCCCAACAGTACGAGCAATCCGTACACTATTTTTTTTATAATAAATGTGGTCACTGTGCTTTCAAATAAGTTGTTTTAATTTCACTAAATGATGGTATGGAATGGAAATGCCACATGGCAATCACGACTCCTTTTTTTAATAATATTAATCCAGGATTGGAGCGAATCATCGTTTTTAATACCGTTCCGTCGGTGGCATAAAAAGGATACGCTGCTTGTACTTGATGTCTGAAATTTTTTATCTTTTCATTGTCGGATGCCGTGAGTGCTGCAAATTTTATTTTATTTTCATCGCACAAAGCGGCAAAATCATTTATTTTATTTTGAACGTTTATATTGGCTTTATCCAAATCGTATTCAATCAATAAAAAATTATAATTCGGATTGTTCATAATAGTATCTGTCAAATCATCTCCGATCGCATCCGAGATACTAAAATCGAGTATGGCTGCTTGCTTTCCTTTTGTTACCACTTCCGTGCGATTGCTCACATAATCCCATTCAGTATCCCAGTTTTTTGGCCAAGCATCAAACTCTTTTGTTTCGCCTGATTTTTTATTTTTTAAGGTGTAATAATATTTCAAAACGTCGGGTGTACCTTTGGTTTGCTCTAAAATATTGGTTCCTACTTTATACGGACGAAAATCAATTACTGGAAGATAATTATACGTATATAATGGAAATCCTAAGGAACACAATGCGAAAATAATAACGGCAACGTTTTCGCCAGTTTTAACGAGCAAAGGGTGGATGTTTTTTTTCTGAAAAAACAGAATACCAATCATCGTTAATAATAAAATGTTTTTTGCGAAGGATTGCCAAGCAGTCATCGGAATGGCATCGCCAAAGCAGCCACATTCGGTTACTTTGTGATAGTACGCGGTGTAAAAAGTAAGGAAGGTAAAAAAGACAATCATTAAAACCAATAGCCACATAGTTGTTTTAATACGCGCGCCGAGCAACAGCATAAATCCCAATAACATTTCGAAAATACAAATGAGGATGGCTAAAAAAAGTGCTGTAGGAACGAGCCATTCAATGTGGAAAGCGGCAAAATATTCTTCTAATTTATAGGCAAATCCTAAAGCATCGTTTGCTTTGATAAAGCCCGAAAAAATGAACAATATCCCCACAAAAATCCGACAAATGTTAACAAGAATTCTCATCGTCAAAAAAATAATTTTTTAAGCGCTTATTTTTATCAGTGCAAAAATAGCATAATTAATCATATCGTAGTAATTGGCGTCAATTCCTTCTGATATAAGCGTTGCGCCTTTGTTATCTTCTATTTGTTTTACGCGCAAAAGTTTCATCAAAATTAAATCCGTTAAAGAGCTGGTTCGCATGTCGCGCCATGCTTCTCCGTAATCGTGATTTTTATTTTCCATTAAATTTTTCGCGGCAAACGCATATTTATCGTACAAAGGTGAAATTTCTTCCGCGCTTAATTCCATGCGTTCATCATTTAGCAAATCTAATTGTATCAAGGCAATTACGCAATAATTCACAATTCCAATGTATTCCGATTTAATGTCATCTCCCACCTTTTGCGTACCTTTATCTTCGATGCTTCGGATGCGTTGTGCTTTGATAAAAATTTGATCGGTGAGAGAACTCGGGCGTAAAATCCGCCACGCGCTTCCATAGTCTTTCATCTTCTTAATAAAAATATCTTTGCATTGTTTGATGGCTGCATCAAATTGAATGGAAGTAGTATTCATGTAAATTTGCCGTGTAAATGAGTGCACAAGATACAGTTTTTTCAGAAAAAAAAATGCTCGATTTCGGCGTGTGCGTTCTTGATTTATCAAGTCCCGTCGTGATGGGTATTTTAAACGTTACGCCCGATTCGTTTTACGATGGAGGAAATTATTTTTCTGAAAAAAAATTTTTCGAACAGGTCGAAAAAATATTTCTGGAAGGTGCTGATATGATTGATGTCGGAGCCGTTTCCACACGACCAAAAGCTGTATTTGTATCGGAAGAAGAAGAATTAAAACGCTTGCTTCCAGTAATTGAATACGTACGAAAAAACCATCCGAAAAAAATAATTTCTGTAGATACTTTTCGTGCCGAAGTGGCAAAAAAAGCCGTTACTGAAGGTGCCAATATGATTAATGATATTTCTGGCGGAAAGATGGATCCAAAAATGTTTGAAACAGTAGCAAAATTAAATGTTCCGTACGTGTTGATGCACATTCAAGGTATACCCGAAACGATGCAAGAAAATCCGCAATATGAAAACGTTTTGGAGGAAGTGAAAAAATATTTTTTGGAGCGACTTTTTTTGCTTAAAAAATTAGGTCTTGAAAAAATAATTTTGGATCCAGGTTTTGGTTTCGGGAAAAATAATTCGCATAATTTCCAATTGCTAAAATATTTGAATGAATTTAAATCGTTCGGATTTCCTTTAATGGTTGGAGTTTCTCGTAAATCAATGATTCAAAACGTGTTGAATATTTCTGCTGCCGAATCCTTGAATGCAACCACATCTTTAAACACTATTGCTTTATTAAACGGCGCAACTATTTTGCGTGTACATGATGTAAAAGAAGCAAAACAGGCGGTTGAATTGCTTGCTTTTTATCAAAAAGCAAGCGATTAATAAAAGGTTCAGAAAAATATTTTTTCGAACCGCTTTTAATAAACCTCTCAAAAAAGTTATCCACATAAGGGAGCAAAAACTGTTGAAAAATGGATTTTCACTCTGTTTTTTTTACAAAGATTTTATTATATTTGTCCTGCTCAAAAAACAAGGAAAGTACGTATGATAGAAATTAAAACAAGACATTTTTTTAGTTCCATTTTTTGTTTTTTGATGCTCGTGTTTGCTACGAATGCAAATGCTCAATTGGTTGTCAGTGCAGGAAGCAATCAAACAATTTGCCTTGGCGATTCAGTTACAATTGGCGGAAGTCCAACAGCAACAGGAGGAAGGGCTCCTTATAATTATCTTTGGACACCTTCTGCTTCGCTGAATCAGAACAACATTGCGAATCCGAAAGCAAGCCCGACAAGTACTACGAAATATTATTTGACTGTTGTTGATTCCTTAGGTAATCGCGCGACAGATTCTGTAACGGTCAGTTTGTATCAAGTAAATTATATGGGAGCAGGACGAGATACTTCTGTTTGTAAAAATCAACCAGCACAATTGGGAAATTCGGCAAATTCAAGTGCTGGCGGAATTACTTTTTATTGGTCTCCTGCAACTGGACTAAATAATGCCGCGGCTCCTAATCCAACGGCTACGGTAAGCACAACAACAACATATACTTTAATTATCAATAGCACTACTTGTCCGCCAGAAACATCTATTGTAACAATAACCGTGAAATCACCACCTGCTGTGGAAGCAGGCGCTAACGTTACGATTAACGAAGGGCAAAATGTAACGCTTACCGGTTCGGGAGCTTCTATTTATTCTTGGACTCCAGCAAACAATTTATCATCTCCGAACACGGCAATAACGCAAGCAGAGCCAATTGTTACCACGCAATATATTTTATACGGAGAGCAAAATGGTTGCATTGGATCGGATACTGTTACGGTTTTTGTGATACCCGATTCGAAACTTGTTTTTTACAATACGTTTACGCCCAATGGTGATGGTGTAAATGATACGTGGTTCATCGGTAATATTTGGCAATGCCCGAACAATGTGTTGGATGTTTACAACCGTTATGGCAAACTTGTTTTTCATGCGAATGATTATCAAAATTCTTGGAGAGGTCTCGGAACAGATAATAATAATTTGCCTTCCGCAACGTATTATTATATTTTGGATCCAGGCAATGGAACTGGTAAATATCATGGGTCTGTAACAATTATTAGATAATTAAAGGATGAAAAAAATAATTTTCCTAAGTGCTTTTTTTCTGTATTCTTTAAGTAATTTTGCACAGCAATTACCTTATTATACTCAGTTTAGAGCCAATGATTTATTTTTTAATCCTGCTATAGCAGGAACAAAAAAATTGATTGATATACGTACTGATTATCGTTTGCAATGGGTTGGATTTGATGGTGCGCCTGTTACCAAAACACTCACCTTAAACAGCCGTTTTATGAATGGAAAAATGGGTGCGGGAGCTTGTATTTATGTAGATCAAACAGGACCAACCACGCGTACTAATT
Proteins encoded in this window:
- a CDS encoding DUF1599 domain-containing protein — protein: MNTTSIQFDAAIKQCKDIFIKKMKDYGSAWRILRPSSLTDQIFIKAQRIRSIEDKGTQKVGDDIKSEYIGIVNYCVIALIQLDLLNDERMELSAEEISPLYDKYAFAAKNLMENKNHDYGEAWRDMRTSSLTDLILMKLLRVKQIEDNKGATLISEGIDANYYDMINYAIFALIKISA
- the folP gene encoding dihydropteroate synthase, with the translated sequence MSAQDTVFSEKKMLDFGVCVLDLSSPVVMGILNVTPDSFYDGGNYFSEKKFFEQVEKIFLEGADMIDVGAVSTRPKAVFVSEEEELKRLLPVIEYVRKNHPKKIISVDTFRAEVAKKAVTEGANMINDISGGKMDPKMFETVAKLNVPYVLMHIQGIPETMQENPQYENVLEEVKKYFLERLFLLKKLGLEKIILDPGFGFGKNNSHNFQLLKYLNEFKSFGFPLMVGVSRKSMIQNVLNISAAESLNATTSLNTIALLNGATILRVHDVKEAKQAVELLAFYQKASD
- a CDS encoding gliding motility-associated C-terminal domain-containing protein; amino-acid sequence: MIEIKTRHFFSSIFCFLMLVFATNANAQLVVSAGSNQTICLGDSVTIGGSPTATGGRAPYNYLWTPSASLNQNNIANPKASPTSTTKYYLTVVDSLGNRATDSVTVSLYQVNYMGAGRDTSVCKNQPAQLGNSANSSAGGITFYWSPATGLNNAAAPNPTATVSTTTTYTLIINSTTCPPETSIVTITVKSPPAVEAGANVTINEGQNVTLTGSGASIYSWTPANNLSSPNTAITQAEPIVTTQYILYGEQNGCIGSDTVTVFVIPDSKLVFYNTFTPNGDGVNDTWFIGNIWQCPNNVLDVYNRYGKLVFHANDYQNSWRGLGTDNNNLPSATYYYILDPGNGTGKYHGSVTIIR